A region of uncultured Draconibacterium sp. DNA encodes the following proteins:
- a CDS encoding cupin domain-containing protein, with the protein MASEKFIKNSESWENLGGGVSRQFQGWDNQIMMVKVKFEKGAEGAPHQHFHTQATYCAAGKFEFVIDGEKSIIEAGEGVYIAPNLLHSAVCLEAGILIDVFSPVREDFLDGSGVSYFGDKK; encoded by the coding sequence ATGGCAAGCGAAAAATTTATTAAGAACAGTGAGAGTTGGGAAAATCTTGGTGGCGGTGTATCTCGTCAGTTTCAAGGTTGGGATAACCAGATTATGATGGTGAAAGTAAAGTTTGAAAAGGGGGCAGAAGGTGCTCCGCATCAGCACTTTCATACACAGGCAACCTATTGTGCTGCAGGTAAATTTGAATTCGTTATTGACGGCGAAAAAAGTATTATTGAAGCCGGAGAGGGAGTTTACATTGCTCCAAACTTATTACACAGTGCAGTGTGTTTAGAAGCCGGTATTTTAATCGATGTATTTAGTCCGGTGCGCGAAGATTTCCTTGATGGAAGTGGTGTTTCGTATTTCGGAGATAAAAAATAG
- a CDS encoding MFS transporter, whose protein sequence is MKIKGFRWWIIGLIFLATVINYIDRSALSIMWGGADISGSIAQSLGLTKNDYALISNVFMVAYALGQLFSGKIFDKVGTRIGYVLSIGIWGLSSFMHSMARGVLSLSILRTTLGISEAGNWPGAVKSNAEWFPIKERAIAQGLFNAGASIGSVIAPLIIGFLFVAYGWRTTFMVVGSFGLLWIIPWLIINKTSLKKHPWVTEHERQYILAGQSIADQKADDTTKGLSLKQILSHRESWSIVVGRFFLEPIWWLFVTWMPIYLFDTYGFNVKEVALFLWVPYVGAAVGSIAGGYVSGRIIAKTGSINKGRKTTIVIGGAIMLAGLIATILFGDTALKFVLIVCTVLFGFQFAIGNVQTLPSDFFSGKSVGSLAGLGGMIGVFSVIVMNFVVPVVAKISYTPVFIAIAVFVPLGVGAIYFFARDIKPVDEK, encoded by the coding sequence ATGAAGATAAAAGGATTCAGATGGTGGATAATTGGCTTAATCTTTTTAGCCACCGTTATTAATTATATCGACAGAAGCGCCCTGAGTATCATGTGGGGTGGAGCAGATATTAGCGGATCTATTGCTCAATCGTTGGGTTTAACAAAAAACGATTATGCATTAATTTCTAATGTATTTATGGTTGCATACGCACTGGGACAATTGTTCTCGGGCAAAATATTCGATAAGGTGGGTACACGTATCGGATATGTCTTAAGTATTGGTATTTGGGGACTTTCTTCATTCATGCATTCAATGGCACGCGGAGTTTTATCCTTAAGTATTCTTAGAACAACATTGGGTATTTCCGAAGCCGGTAACTGGCCAGGAGCTGTAAAAAGTAATGCCGAATGGTTTCCAATAAAAGAAAGAGCTATTGCACAGGGGCTTTTTAATGCCGGAGCATCAATCGGTTCTGTAATAGCACCCTTGATTATTGGTTTCTTATTTGTAGCCTATGGATGGAGAACCACATTTATGGTAGTCGGATCATTCGGATTACTTTGGATTATTCCATGGTTGATAATCAACAAGACGAGTTTAAAGAAACACCCTTGGGTAACTGAACATGAAAGACAATACATTCTTGCAGGACAGAGTATTGCTGATCAAAAAGCGGATGATACAACTAAAGGATTGAGTCTAAAGCAAATTCTTTCACACCGCGAATCATGGTCAATAGTTGTGGGACGTTTTTTTCTTGAGCCAATTTGGTGGCTATTTGTAACATGGATGCCTATTTATCTTTTTGATACTTATGGATTTAATGTGAAAGAAGTCGCCTTATTCCTGTGGGTGCCTTATGTTGGTGCCGCTGTTGGAAGTATCGCAGGAGGTTATGTCTCCGGTAGAATTATTGCTAAAACCGGGTCGATAAATAAAGGACGTAAAACAACCATTGTAATTGGTGGAGCGATAATGCTGGCAGGATTGATCGCAACAATTTTATTTGGCGATACAGCTTTAAAATTTGTACTCATTGTTTGCACCGTGTTATTCGGGTTCCAGTTTGCAATTGGTAATGTACAAACTTTACCAAGTGACTTTTTCAGCGGAAAATCAGTTGGGTCGTTGGCAGGATTAGGTGGTATGATCGGAGTGTTCTCAGTGATCGTAATGAACTTTGTTGTTCCTGTTGTAGCCAAAATATCTTACACGCCGGTATTTATTGCTATTGCCGTATTTGTTCCACTTGGAGTAGGTGCCATTTATTTCTTTGCCAGAGATATCAAGCCGGTAGATGAAAAGTAA
- a CDS encoding sulfite exporter TauE/SafE family protein, translating to MNELSFIQLAILSAAGVVAGFINVVAGGGSLITLPLMIFLGLPPVVANGTNRIGIIAQNIVAVTNFSRKGIFIYPFSLYAGGIAIIGSILGSLLAIDMDDQLFNRILSIVMVVTGITILLKNKKAASHSIIPVVKNKTVSLVLFFFIGIYGGFIHVGIGFLMIMILSRINQLSLKYANSIKVFVALLFSISSIIVFILNDAINWKVGFALAIGTSLGGYLGSHFTMKKGDKWIRLILILAIIVMAIKLWFFQ from the coding sequence ATGAATGAATTAAGTTTTATACAATTGGCAATTTTAAGTGCAGCGGGTGTTGTTGCCGGTTTTATTAATGTTGTTGCCGGAGGAGGGTCATTAATAACACTTCCGTTAATGATATTTTTAGGACTACCACCGGTTGTGGCAAACGGTACTAATCGTATTGGTATTATCGCACAAAATATTGTAGCTGTTACGAATTTTTCACGAAAGGGCATATTTATCTATCCGTTTAGTTTATATGCAGGTGGGATAGCTATTATTGGTTCGATTCTTGGCTCACTTCTGGCAATAGATATGGACGACCAGTTATTTAACCGGATATTATCAATTGTTATGGTTGTCACGGGCATTACAATCTTACTCAAGAATAAAAAAGCAGCATCACACAGTATAATTCCGGTTGTGAAAAATAAGACAGTTAGTTTGGTCCTTTTTTTCTTTATCGGCATTTACGGTGGTTTTATACATGTTGGTATTGGCTTTTTGATGATTATGATATTGTCACGAATAAATCAGTTGTCGCTAAAATATGCAAATAGCATTAAGGTTTTTGTGGCACTGTTATTTAGTATTTCATCAATTATTGTTTTTATCCTGAATGATGCCATAAACTGGAAAGTTGGTTTTGCACTGGCCATTGGAACATCGTTGGGTGGATATTTAGGAAGCCACTTCACCATGAAAAAGGGCGATAAATGGATAAGGCTTATTCTAATTCTGGCCATCATAGTAATGGCAATAAAATTGTGGTTTTTTCAATAA
- a CDS encoding polysaccharide lyase 6 family protein produces the protein MKLVRYILIILIMLRVAIPANAEVYRVSTKNQFDDAVASVLPGDTVLLAAQQWDDVELEFKGEGSENAPIVFGAETLGQTIFTGNSRIEISGNWLEVRDFIFRDGDIIESGSIIAFRNASSSLAHNCRLTNVTVENYNPANGSIDTKYVSLYGTYNRVDHCSFSGKTNSGATFVVWLDETPDYHLIDHNYFGSRQDLGENGGETIRIGTSDWERYNSNCVVEYNLFDECDGEIEIISNKSVGNHYRYNTFDNCEGTLTLRHGSDCWVYGNFFFGDEEKDCGGIRLIGPGHRVYNNYLENLEGTSYRAAICLVNGVPDSPANRYRQVEDARVGFNTIVNCKEPFAIGAGVDEEKSLAPITSFIENNLIVSKAGRDLVKVYSTADGVDWKGNYTDAETIGVSADGFIQTELPMVLDGKMNRPSSENPVIGAAVSGVFDTISVDIDGQTRPETAKDVGCDQLSNEEIMIFPVTKSDVGANYDLPTYLSIIEKPNYKISVTQGALNVNFENEGKRIISLYSVSGKLLSTSQVYAQTFNQMVSQFPHFLIVEIREPGSKYAVKLIQ, from the coding sequence ATGAAACTAGTAAGATACATACTTATAATATTAATAATGCTTCGGGTGGCAATACCTGCAAATGCCGAAGTTTATAGGGTAAGCACCAAAAATCAGTTTGATGATGCAGTAGCTTCTGTTTTACCCGGCGATACTGTATTATTGGCTGCACAGCAATGGGATGATGTAGAGCTGGAGTTTAAAGGCGAAGGAAGCGAAAATGCTCCGATTGTATTCGGTGCCGAAACGCTCGGTCAAACCATCTTTACCGGAAATAGCCGTATTGAGATTAGTGGAAATTGGTTGGAAGTTCGCGACTTCATTTTCCGTGATGGTGATATTATCGAAAGCGGTTCCATTATCGCTTTTCGTAACGCTTCTTCATCGCTTGCACACAATTGTCGTTTAACAAATGTTACTGTTGAAAATTATAATCCAGCTAACGGAAGTATTGATACAAAATATGTTTCGCTTTACGGAACCTATAATCGTGTTGACCATTGCAGCTTCTCCGGAAAAACAAACTCAGGAGCAACTTTTGTTGTTTGGCTCGATGAAACACCCGATTATCATTTAATCGACCATAACTATTTTGGCTCGCGACAAGATTTGGGTGAAAACGGTGGCGAAACCATTAGAATTGGAACCAGTGATTGGGAAAGATACAATTCGAATTGTGTGGTAGAATACAACCTTTTTGATGAATGTGATGGCGAGATTGAAATCATTTCGAATAAATCGGTTGGAAACCACTATCGTTACAACACTTTCGATAATTGCGAGGGAACGTTAACACTTCGTCACGGCTCGGATTGCTGGGTGTATGGCAACTTCTTTTTTGGCGATGAAGAAAAAGATTGTGGTGGTATTCGTTTGATTGGCCCGGGGCACAGGGTGTATAACAATTACCTGGAAAACCTGGAAGGAACATCATACCGTGCAGCCATTTGTTTGGTTAACGGAGTTCCCGATTCTCCTGCAAACAGGTATCGTCAGGTGGAGGATGCCAGAGTCGGCTTTAATACCATTGTAAATTGTAAAGAACCATTTGCAATTGGTGCTGGTGTAGATGAAGAAAAGTCGCTTGCACCCATAACTTCATTTATCGAAAACAATTTGATTGTTTCAAAAGCAGGACGTGATCTGGTAAAAGTTTATAGTACCGCAGATGGAGTTGACTGGAAGGGGAATTATACCGATGCTGAAACTATTGGAGTTTCTGCCGATGGTTTCATTCAAACTGAACTTCCGATGGTTTTGGATGGAAAAATGAACAGACCAAGCTCTGAGAATCCTGTAATTGGAGCGGCAGTTTCTGGTGTATTTGATACAATATCGGTTGACATTGACGGGCAAACCCGGCCAGAAACAGCAAAAGACGTAGGTTGTGACCAACTTTCGAATGAGGAAATAATGATTTTTCCGGTTACAAAATCTGATGTTGGTGCTAACTACGATTTACCCACCTATTTGTCAATAATAGAAAAACCAAATTATAAGATATCAGTAACACAAGGTGCATTAAACGTAAACTTTGAAAACGAGGGTAAGCGTATCATATCGCTTTATTCGGTATCCGGAAAGTTGCTTTCTACTTCTCAGGTTTATGCTCAAACATTCAATCAAATGGTAAGTCAGTTTCCTCATTTTCTGATTGTAGAGATTCGTGAACCTGGTAGTAAATACGCAGTAAAACTAATTCAATAA
- a CDS encoding SDR family NAD(P)-dependent oxidoreductase, translating into MSSKVALITGATGGIGFAVAKQLGKDGYTVVLNGIEDEAGAERVKELAAEGITAEYYGFDMTDSAAVTENITKIGKKYGKIDALINNTGGIGVRARFEEMTDEQYKFVMALNLDSVFYASRAAIPFLKKGENASIINYTSNAAWNGAGPGAGIYSASKGGVQSITRALAKDLAEYGIRVNAVSPGTIDTPFHAQIKATKPELFASWKNSVLLGRLGEPEEVAGVISFLLSDAASFITAETIQIGGGQALGI; encoded by the coding sequence ATGAGTTCAAAAGTAGCATTAATTACCGGTGCAACTGGTGGTATTGGTTTTGCGGTGGCAAAACAATTAGGGAAAGATGGGTATACTGTAGTTTTAAATGGTATTGAAGACGAAGCTGGTGCTGAAAGAGTAAAAGAGTTAGCGGCTGAAGGAATTACAGCAGAGTACTATGGCTTTGACATGACAGACTCGGCAGCTGTAACGGAAAACATTACAAAAATTGGCAAAAAGTATGGGAAGATAGATGCTTTGATTAACAATACCGGAGGTATTGGCGTAAGAGCTCGTTTTGAAGAAATGACTGATGAGCAATACAAGTTTGTTATGGCTCTTAATTTGGATTCGGTTTTTTATGCTTCAAGAGCAGCTATCCCTTTCCTTAAAAAGGGTGAAAATGCATCTATTATCAACTATACTTCGAATGCAGCCTGGAATGGAGCAGGACCAGGTGCCGGTATTTATTCAGCTTCTAAAGGTGGTGTGCAATCAATTACGCGTGCCTTGGCTAAAGATTTGGCAGAATATGGAATTAGAGTAAATGCTGTTTCGCCGGGTACTATCGATACGCCCTTCCATGCGCAAATTAAAGCGACTAAACCAGAGCTTTTTGCTTCCTGGAAAAACAGTGTGTTATTAGGACGATTAGGTGAGCCGGAAGAAGTGGCCGGTGTTATTTCTTTCTTATTAAGCGATGCTGCATCTTTCATCACTGCCGAAACCATTCAGATTGGTGGAGGACAGGCATTGGGAATATAA
- a CDS encoding heparinase II/III family protein, whose protein sequence is MIQRFIYSCLLLLPITVFAQNNGVAYNQVPTNAEIIELLDVDNYPELEAIQNNYKQGNTEQAIEELTRYFKERFSERYFFDWKNFENRFSEYNQMYSNREDFHTKDAEKHLELYPAKTQWKIGFENLKGETVTSYPYRHLTRQHKAGSIAFLYHYTGDKKYLDYIPDQAASLNAAFNNNQFEIIEDGNGAYEAYRAGNRVWNWLLVHQILLASDDYSTSQQLEMIRTFLHTAAKLYHHNPVYTEGNHQTRGMSALAMLAFLFPEIEGSELWKERSLNRLEEHLEKEIYADGFQFERTVHYHIDDIENYFYPYQLAKLNNIELKPIWETRIKGLFDVLLKIAMPNKKAPVLQDDTGSPWAEYNEIDNTMALGAVLFGEPDYVYFASSKVSAEYYWYLKPEQQARLKSVQKKEPQLGSCELPETGYFIMRNGWSDNDVYAIVSAGLTPEKPDHQHADMLGLQLYAFGNVLLPNYQVRYYLPDFPEFKNSWVKSVALLDSIPQGREWKGNQGGSGFGKFLNLPEPNVLAWQKNKEFDLFVGSHNGYDKEGVKTYRTVIFVKDGFWIVRDQFVANGGEHTTQQVWQGHYDEEKEGTHIRSVFSNGAGLEIIQLGGTADKISNASARGKGRSVFQKSFQNQTSWTTLLFPFENFEERLMIDDYNEFKANEWNIVSGINSPVKTNAKQVIYKKEDFILLEATELTVGDKTVSVSSRSDLWVTLREDKLEITNCGIIEVEVNNTPVKPGETVSL, encoded by the coding sequence ATGATTCAGAGATTTATATATAGTTGTTTGTTGCTTTTGCCTATTACTGTGTTTGCACAAAATAATGGGGTTGCCTACAATCAGGTGCCAACAAATGCAGAAATTATCGAATTGCTGGATGTTGATAACTACCCCGAATTAGAAGCTATACAAAACAATTACAAGCAAGGAAATACAGAACAAGCAATTGAAGAGCTTACAAGATATTTTAAGGAAAGATTCTCAGAACGCTATTTTTTCGATTGGAAAAACTTTGAAAATCGTTTCTCCGAATACAACCAAATGTATTCAAACCGCGAAGATTTTCATACAAAAGATGCGGAGAAACATTTGGAGTTATACCCTGCCAAAACACAATGGAAAATAGGTTTCGAAAACCTAAAAGGTGAAACGGTTACATCTTACCCGTATCGCCACTTAACACGTCAACACAAAGCGGGCAGTATAGCATTTTTGTACCACTATACCGGCGATAAAAAATACCTGGATTATATTCCGGATCAGGCTGCTTCATTAAACGCAGCTTTCAACAACAATCAATTCGAAATTATTGAAGACGGAAATGGTGCGTATGAAGCGTATCGAGCCGGGAATCGTGTATGGAACTGGCTATTGGTTCATCAAATTCTTCTTGCGTCTGATGATTATTCAACCAGTCAGCAATTGGAGATGATTCGTACTTTTTTACACACGGCTGCAAAATTGTATCATCATAATCCTGTATATACCGAAGGGAACCATCAAACCCGCGGCATGAGTGCACTTGCTATGTTGGCATTTCTTTTTCCCGAGATTGAAGGTTCTGAGTTATGGAAAGAAAGATCATTGAACCGATTGGAAGAACATTTGGAGAAAGAAATTTATGCTGATGGTTTTCAATTTGAACGTACAGTTCATTACCATATCGACGATATTGAAAACTATTTTTATCCTTACCAGTTAGCCAAACTAAATAATATTGAATTAAAACCCATTTGGGAAACAAGAATAAAAGGGCTTTTTGATGTATTGCTTAAAATTGCCATGCCCAACAAAAAAGCCCCCGTTTTACAAGACGATACCGGTTCGCCATGGGCGGAATACAATGAGATTGATAATACTATGGCTTTGGGAGCTGTTTTATTTGGGGAACCCGATTACGTTTATTTTGCTTCCTCAAAAGTCTCGGCAGAATATTACTGGTATCTAAAACCGGAACAGCAGGCCAGATTAAAATCAGTTCAAAAGAAAGAGCCACAACTGGGATCGTGTGAACTTCCGGAAACTGGCTATTTTATTATGCGGAACGGGTGGAGTGATAATGATGTTTATGCCATTGTCTCGGCGGGATTAACCCCTGAAAAGCCTGATCATCAGCATGCCGATATGCTTGGATTGCAGCTTTATGCCTTTGGAAATGTTTTGTTGCCAAACTACCAGGTAAGGTACTATTTACCCGATTTCCCGGAATTTAAAAATTCATGGGTAAAAAGCGTTGCCTTGCTCGATTCAATCCCTCAGGGGCGGGAATGGAAAGGAAACCAGGGCGGAAGCGGTTTTGGGAAGTTTCTAAATCTGCCCGAGCCAAATGTGTTGGCGTGGCAAAAAAATAAGGAATTCGATCTTTTTGTGGGAAGCCATAATGGATACGACAAAGAAGGTGTTAAAACTTACCGAACCGTAATTTTTGTAAAGGATGGTTTCTGGATTGTTCGCGATCAGTTTGTTGCAAACGGTGGAGAACATACAACACAACAAGTTTGGCAGGGACATTACGATGAGGAAAAGGAAGGCACGCATATTCGTTCGGTATTTTCGAACGGAGCAGGACTGGAAATCATTCAGCTGGGCGGAACTGCCGACAAAATTTCTAATGCATCGGCTCGCGGAAAAGGGAGAAGCGTTTTCCAAAAAAGCTTTCAAAACCAAACTTCGTGGACTACACTTTTATTTCCATTCGAGAATTTTGAAGAGCGTTTGATGATCGATGATTACAACGAATTCAAAGCAAATGAATGGAACATTGTCTCAGGGATAAACAGCCCGGTTAAAACCAACGCAAAACAGGTGATCTATAAAAAAGAAGACTTTATACTTCTGGAAGCAACAGAATTGACTGTTGGCGACAAAACAGTTTCTGTAAGCTCAAGAAGCGATTTATGGGTGACGCTTAGAGAAGATAAATTGGAAATCACTAATTGTGGAATAATAGAGGTGGAGGTTAATAATACGCCGGTAAAACCAGGGGAAACAGTATCATTATAA
- a CDS encoding alginate lyase family protein produces the protein MKNIHIYILLLLFIVLFSCKKKEAVIAGNEVFPRLIMQKEDVSGIVDGLQKYPLLQSSYEDAKEIADKAIEAGIVVPFPKDPGGGYSHEKHKRNYIEMYNSGLVYQLCGDEKYAVFVRDMLNEYAALYPTLGIHPMKKNQSPGKLFWQGLNESVWLVYTIQAYDCIHEFLTVEERANIENNLFRNVVKFFTEEDKYSFDRVHNHGTWAVAGVGMTGMVLGDSVLVQKALYSTKLDGSGGFFKQIDELFSPDGYYAEGPYYQRYALLPFIVFAQALDNNLPELKIFEYKNGVLPKAVTTVLQLTNSDGRFYPINDAIKEKSWLTPELVFGTDIVYKLTENPTLLDVAEHHGKVMLSAQGLAVAKAIAEDKTQKFERKSMIIRDGANGDKGGLALLRLGESEHQTSVLFKFSSQGMGHGHFDRLGINLYDKGQEIIPDYGAARFLNVAAKEGGRYLPENKTWANQTIAHNTLVINERSNFNGKLGKAEESSPKLVFADLDNPTVQIVSAIDENCYEGVSLNRVLALLEVEGRTYLIDLFNIKNEKSSQFDLPVYFNGQIIDSNFKYTRLNQYKVLGKENGYQHLIVDAEAGSLPHTASISWMKGTGFYTVSTLTGSKDEFFVTRLGANDPNYNLRNQMGMLFRFPNSKNKKLLTVYEMHGNYNPASEAVLNSEGSVSELQLIEGDDEKVAVILRLKNDKKIELLLDLSFANMSKNTIQVEGNTIDWEGNYKVITN, from the coding sequence ATGAAAAACATTCACATTTACATATTGCTTTTACTTTTTATCGTTCTTTTTTCTTGTAAGAAAAAGGAAGCAGTAATAGCCGGAAATGAAGTTTTTCCAAGGCTTATTATGCAAAAAGAAGATGTTTCGGGTATCGTTGATGGTTTGCAAAAATATCCTTTGCTACAATCGTCATATGAGGATGCAAAAGAAATTGCGGATAAAGCAATAGAGGCCGGCATTGTAGTCCCTTTTCCAAAAGATCCTGGCGGTGGTTATTCACACGAAAAACACAAACGGAATTACATAGAAATGTATAATTCCGGACTTGTATATCAGCTATGTGGCGATGAAAAATATGCGGTGTTCGTGCGCGATATGCTGAATGAATATGCAGCCCTTTACCCAACGCTGGGTATTCATCCTATGAAGAAGAACCAGTCCCCCGGGAAATTGTTTTGGCAGGGATTAAACGAGTCGGTTTGGCTGGTGTATACTATTCAGGCTTATGATTGTATTCACGAATTTCTAACGGTGGAAGAAAGAGCCAACATTGAAAACAATCTTTTTAGAAACGTAGTTAAATTTTTTACTGAAGAAGATAAATATTCATTCGATCGAGTGCACAACCACGGAACCTGGGCGGTTGCCGGAGTAGGTATGACCGGAATGGTTTTGGGAGATTCCGTATTGGTACAAAAGGCATTGTACAGCACAAAACTGGATGGTTCAGGCGGATTCTTCAAACAAATTGATGAGCTGTTTTCGCCCGATGGATACTATGCAGAAGGACCATATTACCAGCGTTATGCATTATTGCCATTTATTGTTTTTGCGCAGGCGTTGGACAATAATCTTCCTGAATTAAAAATATTTGAATATAAAAACGGTGTACTGCCAAAAGCCGTTACTACTGTTCTGCAATTAACAAATTCCGACGGACGATTTTACCCTATAAACGATGCAATTAAGGAAAAATCGTGGCTGACCCCGGAATTGGTATTCGGAACCGATATTGTTTATAAGCTCACAGAAAACCCAACACTGCTCGATGTGGCTGAACACCACGGTAAAGTAATGTTAAGTGCCCAGGGTTTGGCTGTAGCAAAAGCGATTGCCGAAGATAAAACGCAAAAATTTGAGCGCAAGTCAATGATTATACGTGATGGGGCCAATGGCGATAAAGGTGGTTTGGCTTTACTTCGTTTAGGCGAAAGTGAGCATCAGACATCAGTGTTGTTTAAATTCTCTTCGCAGGGAATGGGACACGGGCATTTCGATCGTCTTGGAATAAACCTGTACGACAAAGGACAGGAAATAATACCCGATTATGGCGCAGCCCGTTTCCTGAATGTTGCCGCAAAAGAAGGCGGACGTTATCTTCCAGAAAATAAAACATGGGCAAATCAAACAATTGCACATAATACACTGGTTATTAATGAACGATCAAACTTCAACGGAAAGTTAGGAAAAGCAGAGGAAAGCAGTCCGAAATTGGTTTTTGCCGACCTTGATAATCCGACAGTACAAATTGTATCGGCTATCGACGAAAATTGTTATGAAGGCGTTTCTTTAAACCGTGTTCTGGCATTGCTGGAAGTAGAAGGCCGGACCTATTTAATCGACTTATTCAATATTAAAAACGAAAAAAGTAGTCAATTCGATCTTCCGGTGTATTTCAACGGACAAATTATTGATTCCAACTTCAAATATACCAGGCTAAATCAATATAAAGTTCTGGGAAAAGAAAATGGTTATCAGCATTTAATTGTTGATGCTGAAGCTGGAAGTTTACCTCATACAGCCAGTATTTCATGGATGAAAGGAACCGGATTTTATACCGTTTCAACTTTGACTGGTTCAAAAGACGAATTTTTTGTAACACGTCTTGGTGCTAATGATCCGAATTATAACCTCCGTAACCAAATGGGAATGTTGTTTCGGTTCCCGAATTCGAAAAACAAAAAACTGCTTACCGTTTACGAAATGCACGGGAATTATAACCCGGCCAGTGAAGCCGTGCTGAATTCTGAAGGATCTGTAAGCGAACTTCAACTTATAGAAGGTGATGACGAAAAAGTGGCCGTGATTCTACGCTTAAAAAATGATAAAAAAATAGAACTTCTGCTTGATTTAAGTTTTGCAAACATGAGCAAAAATACAATTCAGGTAGAAGGTAATACGATAGATTGGGAAGGAAATTATAAAGTAATAACAAATTAA
- a CDS encoding Nramp family divalent metal transporter, producing the protein MRETKVNRTILQKIAALILSFGPGIFAIGYTIGTGSVTSMIVAGSSFGMQLLWVLLFSCIFSGVLIYTYGKYTLVTGETALFGFKNHFKAGKLIAILIIIGITFGQWNSLTGILGISANMIYEIVALYYPSISSSEYQVVLGIAIVIMITFYGLLMVGKYTFFEKVLVIFVTIMGVSFIASLLFVFPQPTEIIGGLIPSIPDVEGGQMLTAAFVGTTMAAATFLSRPLFVLGKGWTIKDLTKQKNDSITAAILVFIISGSIMAVASGALYHEGKVVTKVLDMVNTLEPIAGRFALTIFVFGTLSAGLSSIFPCLMIAPLLLADYQEGKLDTNSKQFRIVTAIAALVALWVPIAGENPIQAQILTQVFNVFVLPLVIVGIIILANNKKRMGTHKIGAFVNAGLVLALVFSLIISYNGAAAVLNYF; encoded by the coding sequence ATGAGGGAAACAAAGGTAAATAGAACCATATTACAAAAGATAGCCGCGCTAATACTGTCTTTTGGACCGGGCATTTTTGCCATTGGGTATACCATTGGTACTGGTAGCGTAACATCGATGATCGTTGCCGGTAGCAGCTTTGGTATGCAATTGCTTTGGGTGTTGTTGTTTAGTTGTATTTTCTCTGGAGTATTAATTTATACTTATGGAAAATATACCCTGGTAACCGGCGAAACCGCATTGTTTGGATTTAAAAATCATTTCAAAGCAGGAAAACTTATCGCCATTCTTATAATTATTGGAATCACATTTGGGCAGTGGAATTCGCTAACTGGAATTCTTGGGATCTCCGCTAACATGATTTATGAAATTGTTGCTTTGTATTATCCGTCAATTAGCAGTTCAGAATACCAGGTAGTTTTAGGAATTGCTATTGTTATAATGATAACCTTCTATGGTTTACTGATGGTTGGAAAATACACCTTCTTCGAGAAAGTTTTAGTGATTTTTGTAACTATCATGGGAGTGTCGTTTATTGCCTCGTTACTTTTTGTGTTTCCGCAGCCAACAGAAATTATCGGGGGACTTATCCCGTCAATTCCCGATGTGGAAGGAGGCCAGATGTTAACAGCTGCTTTCGTGGGGACAACCATGGCAGCAGCCACTTTTCTTTCACGTCCGCTTTTTGTGCTAGGAAAAGGCTGGACAATTAAAGATTTAACAAAACAGAAGAACGATTCGATAACCGCAGCTATTTTGGTTTTTATTATCAGCGGATCTATTATGGCAGTGGCCAGTGGTGCACTTTACCACGAAGGGAAAGTAGTAACCAAGGTACTCGATATGGTAAATACGCTTGAACCTATTGCAGGGCGTTTCGCACTTACCATTTTTGTTTTCGGAACACTTAGTGCCGGACTTTCATCAATTTTCCCGTGTCTGATGATTGCTCCATTATTATTGGCCGATTATCAGGAAGGGAAATTAGACACCAATTCAAAACAGTTCAGAATTGTTACCGCCATTGCAGCGTTGGTTGCTTTGTGGGTCCCCATTGCCGGAGAAAATCCTATACAAGCTCAAATTCTAACTCAGGTTTTTAATGTATTTGTATTGCCATTGGTAATTGTCGGAATAATTATTCTGGCTAACAATAAAAAACGAATGGGTACGCACAAAATAGGTGCTTTTGTTAATGCCGGCCTTGTATTGGCACTGGTCTTTTCATTAATCATATCGTACAATGGCGCTGCCGCCGTTTTAAATTATTTCTAA